In Burkholderia gladioli, a genomic segment contains:
- a CDS encoding YdcF family protein, with translation MILFDSFVLLFVAAALWRKRRFAIAATGLALLLAIGTGWLAAPLVALAESGVEPVEAPAMRGHTAIILLGGGIEHRHGELVPPDDALSRIVRAAELHSVCQAIASQCDIVVTGGDPHHHGISEAQLYAPLLRERGVAERDLILETRSRTTYENAKYTAPILLAQHYDATILVTSSYQMRRALLDFARFDIEPQPVYANQLRPILGWRPVWHNFVAASRALHEIAGIVQFYAYRRLGWF, from the coding sequence TTGATTCTGTTCGATTCATTTGTGCTGCTCTTCGTAGCAGCCGCCCTCTGGCGCAAGCGCCGTTTCGCGATCGCCGCCACCGGCCTCGCCCTGCTGCTGGCGATCGGCACCGGCTGGCTGGCCGCGCCGCTGGTCGCCCTGGCCGAATCCGGGGTCGAACCGGTCGAAGCGCCTGCGATGCGCGGGCACACTGCCATCATCCTGCTCGGCGGCGGCATCGAGCACCGCCACGGGGAACTGGTGCCGCCCGACGACGCGCTTTCGCGCATCGTCCGCGCCGCCGAACTCCATTCGGTATGCCAAGCAATCGCATCGCAATGCGACATCGTCGTGACAGGCGGCGATCCGCATCACCATGGTATCAGCGAGGCCCAACTCTACGCGCCGCTGCTGCGCGAGCGTGGCGTCGCCGAGCGCGACCTGATTCTCGAGACGCGCAGCCGCACGACCTACGAAAACGCGAAGTACACGGCACCCATCCTACTCGCCCAACATTACGACGCGACAATTCTCGTGACATCCTCATACCAGATGCGCCGCGCCCTGCTCGATTTCGCGCGCTTCGATATCGAGCCGCAGCCCGTCTACGCGAACCAGTTGCGGCCGATTCTCGGCTGGCGCCCGGTCTGGCACAATTTCGTCGCGGCCTCGCGCGCCCTGCACGAGATCGCCGGAATCGTGCAATTTTACGCGTATCGGCGGCTCGGCTGGTTCTGA
- a CDS encoding LysR family transcriptional regulator: protein MNITLRQLRVFIEVSRLRSFSRAGDEIGLTQSAVSRCVRELEGEIGLKLIDRTTRDVQLTDAGSNLISSVSRLLVDLDDALREIREIGEQRRGRVVVAASPTIACRLMPRVVAAAERQFPFVTLGLRDDVQSDVLRKVKSGEVDFGVVIGPLAVVDLVCEPLMTDSFCLVARADHRLAAAESVPWSALDGERLVLLDYASGSRPLIDAALSLHRVGASVVQELGHSATVFGLIEAGVGVSVLPWLSLPLPAGSSLVARPLSPRTERTVELVRRRDRSLSPAAEAIWGLVRDMPARAEDLA from the coding sequence ATGAATATCACCCTGCGCCAACTGAGGGTGTTTATCGAAGTCTCCCGGCTGCGCAGCTTCAGCCGGGCCGGCGACGAGATCGGGCTCACGCAGTCCGCCGTCAGCCGCTGCGTGCGCGAACTCGAGGGCGAGATCGGCCTCAAGCTGATCGATCGCACCACGCGCGACGTGCAGTTGACCGATGCGGGGTCGAATCTGATCTCCAGCGTGTCGCGCCTCCTGGTGGACCTCGACGATGCCCTGCGCGAGATTCGCGAGATCGGCGAACAGCGGCGCGGCCGCGTGGTGGTGGCGGCCAGCCCGACCATCGCCTGCCGTTTGATGCCTCGCGTGGTGGCGGCCGCCGAACGGCAGTTCCCGTTCGTCACGCTCGGGCTGCGCGACGATGTGCAGAGCGACGTGCTGCGCAAGGTGAAGTCGGGCGAGGTCGATTTCGGCGTGGTGATCGGGCCGCTGGCGGTGGTCGACCTGGTCTGCGAACCGCTCATGACCGATTCGTTCTGCCTGGTCGCGCGCGCCGATCATCGGCTCGCGGCGGCCGAGAGCGTGCCCTGGAGCGCCCTGGACGGCGAGCGGCTGGTGCTGCTCGACTACGCCTCGGGCAGCCGGCCGCTGATCGACGCGGCACTGAGCCTGCATCGCGTCGGCGCGTCGGTGGTGCAGGAGCTCGGCCATTCGGCGACGGTGTTCGGCCTGATCGAGGCAGGGGTCGGCGTGAGCGTGCTGCCCTGGCTGTCCCTGCCCTTGCCGGCGGGGTCCTCGCTGGTGGCGCGCCCCCTGTCGCCGCGCACCGAGCGCACCGTGGAGCTGGTGCGACGGCGCGACCGTTCGCTGTCGCCGGCCGCCGAGGCGATCTGGGGACTGGTGAGGGACATGCCGGCGCGGGCCGAGGATCTCGCCTGA
- a CDS encoding pyridoxal phosphate-dependent aminotransferase, which translates to MGESGLDAFVNTSGPAPDVRVAVESLRPSLIREVANAGFGLDGVLPFWFGESDRVTPAFIRDAASAALAHGETFYTHNLGAAPLREALADYVSSRHGPTRAAQIAVTSAGVSALMLAAQLLVGAGDRVVAITPLWPNLVEIPKILGARVECVPLAFDEAGWRLDLERLLAALTPDTRMLFVNSPNNPTGWTLSTAEQAAILAHCRRHGIWIVADEVYERLGFGEGGAPSFLDLASRDERVIVVNSFSKAWAMTGWRLGWLVAPERTMDALSKLVEYNTSCAPGFVQAAGVAAVREGEPFVAEFVASLRAARDHLVAALNGLPGVHVEAPDGAMYLFLRLPGAADSLTFCKRLVREAGLGLAPGRAFGDEGEGFVRWCYACDVARLDAGVERLKAFLQGAGG; encoded by the coding sequence ATGGGAGAGTCGGGCTTGGATGCTTTCGTCAACACCTCGGGACCTGCACCGGATGTGCGCGTGGCGGTCGAATCGCTGCGGCCTTCGCTGATCCGCGAAGTCGCCAATGCCGGATTCGGCCTCGACGGCGTACTGCCGTTCTGGTTCGGCGAATCGGACCGGGTCACGCCGGCCTTCATCCGCGATGCGGCCAGCGCGGCGCTCGCCCACGGCGAGACCTTCTACACCCACAATCTCGGCGCGGCGCCGCTGCGCGAGGCGTTGGCCGACTACGTTTCGTCCCGCCACGGCCCGACGCGGGCCGCCCAGATCGCCGTCACCAGCGCCGGCGTCAGCGCGCTGATGCTGGCCGCGCAGTTGCTGGTCGGCGCAGGCGACCGCGTGGTGGCGATCACGCCGCTGTGGCCCAACCTGGTCGAGATTCCCAAGATTCTCGGCGCGCGGGTCGAATGCGTGCCGCTGGCGTTCGACGAGGCGGGTTGGCGGCTCGATCTCGAACGGCTGCTGGCGGCGCTGACGCCGGACACGCGCATGCTGTTTGTCAATTCGCCCAACAATCCCACCGGCTGGACTCTTTCGACGGCCGAGCAGGCCGCTATCCTCGCGCATTGTCGGCGACACGGCATCTGGATCGTGGCCGACGAAGTCTACGAACGGCTCGGTTTTGGCGAGGGCGGCGCGCCCTCGTTCCTCGATCTGGCCAGCCGCGACGAGCGCGTGATCGTGGTCAATTCCTTCTCGAAGGCCTGGGCGATGACGGGCTGGCGGCTCGGCTGGCTGGTGGCGCCCGAGCGCACCATGGACGCCCTGTCCAAGCTGGTCGAGTACAACACCTCGTGCGCGCCGGGCTTCGTGCAGGCCGCGGGCGTGGCGGCGGTGCGCGAGGGCGAACCGTTCGTCGCCGAGTTTGTCGCGTCGCTGCGCGCCGCCCGCGATCACCTGGTGGCCGCGCTCAACGGCTTGCCCGGTGTGCATGTCGAGGCGCCGGACGGCGCCATGTACCTGTTCCTGCGCCTGCCGGGCGCGGCCGACAGCCTGACGTTCTGCAAGCGCCTGGTGCGCGAGGCGGGGCTAGGGCTGGCACCGGGACGCGCCTTCGGTGACGAGGGAGAGGGTTTCGTGCGCTGGTGTTATGCCTGTGACGTGGCCCGGCTCGACGCAGGCGTCGAGCGCCTGAAAGCCTTTTTGCAGGGAGCGGGCGGTTGA
- the scpB gene encoding SMC-Scp complex subunit ScpB, translating into MNTQEAKIVLETALICAQEPLKLGDLRQLFADTVSADTVRTLLEELKEAWSGRGVELVALATGWRFQSKPAMRVYLDRLHPEKPPKYSRAVLETLAIIAYRQPVTRGDIEEIRGVTVNTQVVKQLEDRGWIEVIGHRDVPGRPALYATTKQFLDDLGLKALDDLPALEEPAAHLEASLLAQASMEFNEGEAGLDVADPAASSESLQANAGGEPVPGASGDAADLSLGESQAAGGEVRGPIGLDLAGSVEPVEAKDASEQVEPAAETVIEQQESQPVEASAEPAETEPARPLAVEHEAGQGPVPGAEIDDESARHHDAQASRNPADAVPHDIDAAPAYRHGDATGSAEDTGSGDASPDEDEPAQRRA; encoded by the coding sequence ATGAATACCCAAGAGGCGAAGATCGTCCTCGAGACTGCCTTGATCTGCGCGCAGGAACCGCTCAAATTGGGCGATCTGCGGCAGCTCTTTGCCGACACCGTGTCGGCGGATACAGTCCGAACGTTGCTCGAAGAATTGAAGGAAGCGTGGTCCGGCCGCGGCGTGGAGCTTGTCGCGCTGGCGACGGGCTGGCGCTTTCAGAGCAAGCCGGCGATGCGCGTCTATCTGGATCGGCTGCATCCGGAAAAGCCGCCGAAATATTCGCGCGCGGTGCTCGAGACGCTGGCGATCATCGCTTATCGCCAGCCGGTCACGCGCGGCGATATCGAGGAGATTCGCGGCGTCACGGTGAATACGCAGGTCGTGAAGCAACTCGAGGATCGCGGCTGGATCGAGGTGATCGGCCATCGTGACGTGCCGGGCCGTCCGGCGCTCTATGCGACGACGAAACAGTTTCTCGACGATCTCGGGCTGAAGGCGCTCGACGATCTGCCGGCGCTCGAAGAGCCCGCCGCGCATCTCGAGGCGAGCCTGCTGGCGCAGGCATCGATGGAATTCAACGAAGGCGAGGCCGGTCTCGACGTGGCTGATCCCGCGGCATCGAGCGAGTCGCTCCAGGCGAATGCCGGGGGCGAGCCGGTGCCGGGCGCGAGCGGCGATGCTGCCGACCTGTCGCTGGGGGAGAGCCAGGCCGCAGGTGGCGAGGTGCGCGGTCCCATCGGCTTGGATTTGGCCGGCTCGGTCGAGCCGGTCGAAGCAAAGGATGCCTCGGAGCAAGTCGAGCCGGCCGCCGAAACTGTCATCGAACAGCAGGAATCGCAGCCTGTCGAGGCGAGCGCCGAGCCGGCGGAGACGGAACCCGCCCGGCCGCTCGCGGTCGAGCATGAAGCAGGACAAGGCCCCGTGCCTGGTGCCGAGATCGACGACGAGTCGGCCCGCCACCACGATGCGCAAGCCAGCCGCAACCCGGCGGACGCAGTACCACACGATATCGACGCGGCCCCGGCCTACCGGCACGGCGACGCAACCGGTTCAGCGGAAGACACCGGCTCGGGCGATGCCTCGCCCGACGAGGACGAGCCCGCGCAACGCCGCGCTTGA
- the rluB gene encoding 23S rRNA pseudouridine(2605) synthase RluB codes for MTDTHDTDSSESAHAQASRAEDAPEQTGQDAGGEDRPRRGLRRGPRSLIARRRAAAKSKNADPAAEGAEAAPAEAAEEGAPAEAPAPRAARSKDGAAKAPRKTAAKREGAAAQPRQGKRGAAAAAPAAEAPSGGGSAGQDDIFSYVTSPAFDADNSGGGNGVRAPMLRRGRQAPKRVLAPEDDAPKLHKVLAEAGMGSRREMEELIVAGRVSVNGEPAHIGQRILPTDQVRINGKPVKRKLANKPPRVLLYHKPTGEIVSHADPEGRASVFDRLPPMKTAKWLAVGRLDFNTEGLLMLTTSGDLANRFMHPRYSVEREYAVRVVGELNEASRQKLLHGVELEDGPANFLRIRDGGGEGTNHWYHVALAEGRNREVRRMFEAVGLMVSRLIRTRHGSIPLPRGLKRGRWEELDEAQVRKLMATVGLKVAADEKGKRGGAGQAERRQPDPMQTSMGFLNREPVLTTHGQLDQPRRGGRRGAQGGGFGAGFGGGGAAAGGFGGNANGNRRGGGDVDGNRLSYGANNGNKRGGGKSQGPRGASGNRADGGGNAGGNARGGQRPQQQRNRARGR; via the coding sequence TTGACTGATACCCACGACACTGATTCGTCCGAATCCGCGCACGCCCAGGCTTCGCGCGCCGAGGACGCTCCCGAGCAGACCGGCCAGGACGCGGGCGGCGAAGACCGTCCGCGCCGCGGTCTGCGTCGCGGCCCGCGCAGCCTGATCGCGCGTCGTCGCGCGGCGGCGAAATCGAAGAATGCCGATCCGGCGGCAGAAGGCGCGGAAGCCGCGCCGGCCGAGGCAGCCGAAGAGGGTGCGCCGGCCGAGGCCCCCGCGCCGCGCGCTGCGCGCAGCAAGGACGGCGCCGCGAAGGCGCCGCGCAAGACGGCCGCCAAGCGCGAAGGCGCGGCAGCGCAACCGCGGCAGGGCAAGCGCGGCGCGGCAGCCGCTGCGCCGGCCGCGGAGGCTCCCTCAGGCGGCGGCAGCGCCGGGCAGGACGACATCTTCTCCTACGTGACCTCGCCGGCCTTCGATGCCGACAACTCCGGCGGCGGCAATGGCGTGCGCGCCCCGATGCTGCGCCGTGGCCGCCAGGCGCCCAAGCGCGTGCTTGCACCGGAAGACGACGCGCCGAAGCTGCACAAGGTGCTGGCCGAAGCCGGCATGGGTTCGCGTCGCGAGATGGAAGAGCTGATCGTCGCCGGCCGCGTGTCGGTGAACGGCGAGCCGGCTCACATTGGCCAGCGTATCCTGCCGACCGACCAGGTCCGGATCAACGGCAAGCCGGTCAAGCGCAAGCTGGCGAACAAGCCGCCGCGCGTGCTGCTGTATCACAAGCCGACCGGCGAAATCGTCAGTCATGCCGATCCGGAAGGCCGCGCCTCGGTGTTCGATCGCCTGCCGCCGATGAAGACGGCGAAATGGCTCGCGGTCGGCCGGCTCGACTTCAATACCGAAGGTCTGCTGATGCTGACCACCTCGGGCGACCTGGCGAACCGCTTCATGCACCCGCGCTATAGCGTGGAGCGCGAATACGCGGTGCGCGTGGTCGGCGAGCTCAACGAGGCCTCGCGCCAGAAGCTGCTGCACGGCGTCGAACTCGAGGACGGCCCGGCGAACTTCCTGCGGATCCGCGACGGCGGCGGCGAAGGCACCAATCACTGGTACCACGTGGCGCTGGCCGAAGGCCGCAACCGCGAGGTGCGTCGCATGTTCGAGGCGGTCGGCCTGATGGTGAGCCGGCTGATCCGCACGCGTCACGGCTCGATCCCGCTGCCGCGCGGCCTCAAGCGCGGCCGCTGGGAAGAACTCGACGAGGCGCAGGTCCGCAAGCTGATGGCGACCGTCGGCCTGAAGGTCGCCGCCGACGAGAAAGGCAAGCGCGGCGGGGCCGGCCAGGCCGAGCGCCGCCAGCCCGATCCGATGCAGACCTCGATGGGCTTCCTCAATCGCGAACCGGTGCTGACCACCCATGGCCAGCTCGACCAACCGCGTCGCGGCGGCCGTCGCGGCGCTCAGGGCGGCGGTTTCGGTGCCGGCTTTGGCGGTGGCGGCGCGGCGGCCGGCGGCTTTGGCGGTAACGCCAACGGCAACCGTCGCGGCGGTGGCGATGTCGACGGTAATCGCTTGTCGTATGGCGCGAACAACGGCAACAAGCGCGGCGGCGGCAAGAGCCAGGGCCCGCGCGGTGCCAGCGGCAATCGCGCGGACGGCGGCGGCAATGCCGGCGGCAACGCGCGCGGCGGCCAGCGCCCGCAGCAGCAGCGCAACCGCGCTCGCGGCCGCTGA
- the rimP gene encoding ribosome maturation factor RimP, with translation MQLTELIETTVTGLGYELVDLERTGRGMLCVYIDQPAGISIDDCEKVTRQLQHVLTVENIDYERLEVSSPGLDRPLKKLADFERFAGNEISVTLKKPLEGRKTYRGILHAPNGETIGLEFERKKGEAAMLDFTLADIDKARLIPQVDFRSRKQ, from the coding sequence GTGCAACTGACGGAACTGATAGAAACCACGGTCACCGGGCTCGGTTACGAGCTGGTCGATCTCGAGCGCACCGGGCGCGGCATGCTCTGCGTCTACATCGATCAGCCGGCGGGCATCTCGATCGACGATTGCGAAAAGGTCACGCGTCAGCTCCAGCACGTATTGACGGTCGAAAACATCGATTACGAACGGCTCGAGGTTTCGTCGCCCGGCCTGGACCGTCCGCTGAAGAAGCTGGCCGACTTTGAACGGTTCGCCGGAAACGAAATCTCCGTCACCCTGAAAAAGCCGCTGGAAGGCCGCAAGACCTACCGCGGCATTCTGCATGCGCCGAACGGCGAAACGATCGGTTTGGAATTCGAGAGGAAGAAGGGCGAGGCGGCCATGCTGGATTTCACGCTGGCCGACATCGACAAAGCCCGCCTGATTCCGCAAGTTGACTTTAGGAGCCGCAAACAATGA
- the nusA gene encoding transcription termination factor NusA, producing MSREVLMLVDALAREKNVDKDIVLGALEAALASASKKLFDEGAEIRVHIDRESGEHETYRRWLVVPDEAGLQEPDREILLFEAREQKAEIEVGDYIEESVPSIEFGRIGAQAAKQVILQKVRDAEREQILNDYLERGEKIMTGTVKRLDKGNFIVESGRVEALLRRDQLIPKENLRVGDRVRAYIAKVDRTARGPQIELSRTAPEFLMKLFEMEVPEIEQGLLEIKAAARDPGVRAKIGVVAYDKRIDPIGTCVGIRGSRVQAVRNELGGENIDIVLWSDDPAQFVIGALAPAAVQSIVVDEEKHSMDVVVDESELAVAIGRSGQNVRLASELTGWQINIMTPDESALKQGEERDRLRSLFMARLDVDEEVADILIDEGFTSLEEIAYVPLNEMLEIEAFDEETVHELRNRARDALLTMAIANEEKVENAALDLKSLDGITPELLAKLAEHSVATRDDLAELAVDELVEMTGVEEEAAKALIMKAREHWFQ from the coding sequence ATGAGTCGCGAAGTGTTGATGCTGGTGGATGCGCTGGCACGCGAGAAAAACGTCGACAAGGATATCGTGCTGGGCGCGCTCGAAGCCGCGCTCGCCTCGGCCTCCAAGAAGCTGTTCGACGAAGGCGCCGAAATCCGTGTCCATATCGATCGTGAAAGCGGCGAGCACGAAACCTACCGGCGCTGGCTGGTGGTGCCGGACGAAGCCGGCCTCCAGGAGCCGGATCGCGAGATCCTGTTGTTCGAGGCGCGCGAACAGAAGGCCGAGATCGAGGTCGGCGACTACATCGAGGAATCGGTGCCGTCGATCGAGTTCGGCCGGATCGGCGCGCAGGCCGCCAAGCAGGTGATTCTGCAGAAGGTTCGCGACGCGGAGCGCGAGCAGATCCTGAACGACTACCTCGAGCGCGGCGAGAAGATCATGACCGGCACGGTCAAGCGTCTCGACAAGGGCAACTTCATCGTCGAGTCGGGCCGTGTCGAGGCGCTGCTGCGCCGTGATCAGCTGATTCCGAAGGAAAACCTGCGCGTGGGCGACCGCGTGCGCGCCTATATCGCCAAGGTCGATCGCACCGCGCGCGGTCCGCAGATCGAGCTGTCGCGCACGGCGCCCGAATTCCTGATGAAGCTGTTCGAGATGGAAGTGCCGGAAATCGAGCAGGGCCTGCTCGAGATCAAGGCGGCAGCGCGCGATCCCGGCGTTCGTGCGAAGATCGGCGTGGTCGCCTACGACAAGCGGATCGATCCGATCGGCACCTGCGTCGGCATCCGCGGTTCGCGCGTGCAGGCCGTGCGCAACGAGCTCGGTGGCGAAAACATCGACATCGTGCTATGGTCCGACGATCCCGCCCAGTTCGTGATCGGCGCGCTCGCGCCGGCAGCCGTGCAATCGATCGTCGTCGATGAAGAAAAGCACTCGATGGACGTCGTCGTCGATGAAAGCGAGCTGGCTGTCGCGATCGGCCGGAGCGGCCAGAACGTGCGCCTTGCCAGCGAACTGACCGGCTGGCAGATCAACATCATGACGCCGGACGAATCCGCCCTGAAGCAAGGTGAAGAGCGTGACCGTCTGCGCAGCCTGTTCATGGCGCGCCTCGATGTCGACGAGGAAGTGGCTGACATCCTGATCGACGAAGGTTTCACCAGCCTCGAAGAAATCGCCTATGTCCCGCTGAACGAAATGCTCGAGATCGAGGCGTTCGACGAGGAGACCGTGCACGAGCTGCGCAACCGCGCGCGCGATGCCCTGTTGACGATGGCGATCGCCAACGAGGAAAAGGTGGAAAATGCTGCGCTCGACCTGAAGAGCCTCGACGGCATCACGCCGGAGTTGCTCGCGAAGCTGGCGGAACATAGCGTGGCGACGCGCGACGATCTCGCCGAGCTGGCTGTCGACGAACTGGTCGAGATGACCGGAGTGGAAGAGGAAGCCGCGAAAGCGCTGATCATGAAAGCACGTGAACACTGGTTCCAGTGA